The Nycticebus coucang isolate mNycCou1 chromosome 5, mNycCou1.pri, whole genome shotgun sequence genome window below encodes:
- the LOC128586767 gene encoding cornifin-B-like, translating into MSSYQQKQTSTPPPQLQQQKVKQPCQPPPQEPFVPITKKPCHPNVPQPRKTKVPEPGYPKVPDPGCTPLPEPGDTKNPEPHPAIVTPGPAQQKTKQK; encoded by the coding sequence ATGAGTTCCTACCAGCAGAAGCAGACCTCTACTCCACCCCCTCAACTTCAGCAGCAGAAGGTGAAACAACCCTGCCAGCCTCCACCTCAAGAACCATTTGTCCCCATAACCAAGAAGCCCTGCCACCCAAATGTTCCACAACCTAGAAAAACCAAGGTTCCAGAGCCAGGCTACCCCAAGGTCCCTGACCCAGGATGCACCCCGCTGCCTGAGCCTGGCGACACCAAGAACCCTGAGCCACACCCGGCAATTGTCACTCCAGGCCCAGCTCAGCAGAAGACCAAGCAGAAGTAA
- the LOC128586016 gene encoding cornifin encodes MSSQQQKQPCTPPPQLHQQQVKQPCKPPPQEPCHPKVPEPCHPKVPEPCHPKVPEPCQPKVPEPCHPKVPEPCHPKVPEPCPTKVTPAPAQQKTKQK; translated from the coding sequence ATGAGTTCTCAACAGCAGAAGCAGCCCTGCACCCCACCCCCTCAGCTTCACCAGCAGCAGGTGAAACAGCCTTGCAAACCTCCACCCCAGGAACCCTGCCACCCCAAGGTGCCTGAGCCCTGCCACCCCAAGGTGCCAGAACCCTGCCACCCCAAGGTGCCTGAGCCCTGCCAACCCAAGGTGCCTGAGCCCTGCCACCCCAAGGTGCCTGAGCCCTGCCACCCCAAGGTGCCAGAACCCTGCCCCACAAAGGTCACTCCAGCACCGGCCCAGCAGAAGACCAAGCAGAAGTAA